From one Desulfurella sp. genomic stretch:
- a CDS encoding archease translates to MRKIEDYSSDIAIIIKSKTKKGLIKEAIYACFEYLLGKKPMLGKEKKVLFFEIKGNLEDGIVDALNFFLKTFYIEKYVPYRIYVKETKEKNFEIKAFARLFNGNLIHYIKAATYLDNKIFQKGDMFTLKVVFDV, encoded by the coding sequence ATGCGAAAAATAGAAGATTACTCAAGCGATATTGCAATAATAATAAAATCTAAAACCAAAAAAGGACTAATAAAAGAAGCAATATATGCTTGTTTTGAATACCTATTGGGCAAAAAACCTATGTTAGGTAAAGAAAAAAAAGTTCTCTTTTTTGAAATAAAAGGTAACCTGGAAGACGGTATAGTTGATGCGTTAAATTTTTTTCTAAAGACATTTTATATTGAAAAATATGTCCCATATAGAATTTATGTAAAAGAAACAAAAGAAAAAAATTTTGAAATTAAAGCTTTTGCACGTTTGTTTAACGGTAATTTAATCCATTACATAAAAGCCGCAACATACCTGGATAATAAAATATTCCAAAAAGGCGATATGTTTACTTTAAAGGTAGTTTTTGATGTTTAA
- a CDS encoding LUD domain-containing protein has translation MINKLKESLKINKIELLEVQSFVFLAEIGLDISKDYDCLGNTGFVKALSVSAESAQAIIDIDKKEKLEKIMNVQTLYILFSFNDIKENLIEAYNLAKQKKPGAYFIFVSQESKTADIEKTLVSGVQGPKKVIFVCEK, from the coding sequence ATGATTAATAAACTAAAAGAATCCTTAAAAATCAACAAAATAGAGCTATTAGAAGTTCAAAGTTTTGTTTTTTTGGCTGAAATTGGGCTTGATATTTCAAAAGATTACGACTGCTTAGGCAACACTGGCTTTGTGAAAGCTCTCAGTGTATCAGCTGAAAGTGCTCAAGCTATAATAGACATTGATAAAAAAGAAAAATTAGAAAAAATAATGAATGTTCAAACACTCTACATTTTATTTAGCTTTAACGATATAAAAGAAAACCTCATCGAAGCCTATAATCTTGCAAAGCAAAAAAAACCAGGTGCATATTTTATTTTTGTTTCACAGGAAAGCAAAACAGCCGATATAGAAAAAACACTTGTAAGTGGTGTACAAGGACCAAAAAAAGTAATTTTTGTATGCGAAAAATAG
- a CDS encoding RtcB family protein, whose amino-acid sequence MFNIEKVTDYFYKIKTNTVDIEIYANKTILKKIEEDDTLKQALDITKLPGIKKVLLMSDAHQGYGFPIGSVAAFDYEEGIISPGGVGYDINCGVRAISLNVDVEEVQKHAEKILYGLYAQIPKGAVSDKAIYYLNEKKLRQVTFEGAEFAIKNGFGEKLDLQAIEDNGRIEINNDCLTNDAIERGKTELGSLGSGNHFLEIDKVEEIFDKKIASAFGIYQNYPILLLHTGSRGLGHQIAIDYLRLFKESANQKKLSFPNKELTSLPFSDKLAKDYFEAANQAANYAFANRQILGFKALQIIFEILKKPINYTLIYDIVHNIAKIEQHNINGKNQKLIIHRKGATRAFYAKHSALKNSRYFDTGHPILIPGTMGSNSYILVANESDQTLNSICHGAGRILGRRQAIKTLKNQDLITQLKQKGILLLGDSKKSLLEEAPLAYKDIDEVIDITIKANIAKKVAKLKPLLVIKG is encoded by the coding sequence ATGTTTAATATTGAAAAAGTTACAGATTACTTCTATAAAATCAAAACAAATACTGTTGATATAGAAATTTACGCAAACAAAACAATTCTAAAAAAAATTGAAGAAGATGATACTTTAAAACAGGCTTTAGATATAACAAAACTACCTGGCATAAAAAAAGTTTTACTAATGAGCGATGCACATCAAGGCTATGGTTTTCCCATAGGAAGTGTTGCTGCTTTTGATTATGAAGAAGGTATCATATCACCTGGCGGTGTTGGATATGATATAAATTGCGGTGTTAGAGCTATTAGCTTAAATGTTGATGTTGAAGAAGTGCAAAAACACGCGGAAAAGATTCTATATGGACTATATGCACAAATTCCAAAAGGCGCTGTAAGTGATAAGGCAATCTACTATTTAAACGAAAAAAAACTCAGACAGGTAACATTTGAAGGTGCTGAATTTGCAATAAAAAATGGTTTTGGAGAAAAACTGGACCTTCAGGCAATAGAAGATAATGGTCGTATAGAAATTAACAATGATTGTCTTACAAATGATGCTATAGAAAGAGGAAAAACAGAGCTTGGATCGCTTGGTAGTGGTAATCATTTTTTAGAAATCGATAAAGTTGAAGAGATATTCGATAAAAAAATAGCCAGTGCTTTTGGTATTTATCAGAACTACCCTATCTTACTCTTACATACAGGCTCAAGGGGTCTTGGTCACCAAATTGCAATTGACTATTTAAGATTATTTAAAGAAAGCGCTAACCAAAAAAAATTATCGTTTCCAAATAAAGAACTTACCAGCTTACCATTTTCTGACAAATTAGCTAAAGATTACTTTGAAGCAGCAAATCAAGCTGCAAATTATGCTTTTGCAAACAGGCAAATTTTAGGTTTTAAAGCTTTACAGATAATTTTTGAGATTTTAAAAAAGCCCATTAACTACACATTAATTTACGATATTGTTCATAATATCGCAAAAATAGAGCAACATAACATAAATGGCAAAAACCAAAAATTAATAATCCACAGAAAAGGTGCAACACGGGCATTTTATGCAAAACACTCAGCTTTAAAAAATTCACGTTATTTTGATACAGGTCATCCCATCCTTATACCAGGTACAATGGGTAGTAACTCTTATATTTTAGTTGCCAATGAGTCAGATCAAACTCTAAATAGTATATGTCATGGTGCAGGTAGAATCCTGGGCAGAAGGCAAGCCATAAAAACACTAAAAAATCAAGACTTAATAACTCAATTAAAACAAAAAGGTATACTGCTTCTTGGAGATTCAAAAAAAAGCTTGCTTGAAGAAGCACCCCTAGCCTATAAAGACATAGATGAAGTTATTGATATAACGATAAAAGCCAACATTGCCAAAAAAGTTGCAAAGCTTAAACCCCTACTTGTTATTAAAGGTTAA